A region of uncultured Draconibacterium sp. DNA encodes the following proteins:
- a CDS encoding prenyltransferase/squalene oxidase repeat-containing protein, which produces MSKPKKIAIYKKLVRRLSLGFETLSPEIQQEIIDFISSQQHASGGFCDRAGKPDPYYSLFGCWLSLATEQKEEIEQLKAYISKQPATSSTVEKLAINLMKTELFPKQKNESLFSLLKKVFSGHNFMDVSYRFFLLALTIDATAKNRFLFNLMARIWLPFYKVKENSPCSLVAALCFARFDLGLKYKKYQKLLLEFHQEKAGFRAFETTPFSDTLSTGVALFALAETNYDLRLITPDCLDFIQMNYLSGAFLSGDGDETRDLEYTFYGLLALGSLVKDELEG; this is translated from the coding sequence ATGAGTAAACCAAAGAAAATCGCGATCTATAAAAAACTGGTTCGGCGACTTTCTTTAGGATTTGAAACTTTATCGCCCGAAATACAACAGGAAATCATTGATTTTATATCGAGTCAGCAGCACGCTTCGGGTGGCTTTTGCGACCGTGCCGGAAAACCTGACCCATACTACTCGCTTTTTGGCTGCTGGCTAAGTTTAGCTACAGAACAAAAAGAAGAAATCGAGCAATTAAAAGCCTACATTTCGAAACAGCCCGCAACATCAAGTACCGTTGAAAAACTGGCAATCAATCTGATGAAAACGGAGTTGTTCCCGAAACAAAAAAACGAATCGTTGTTTTCGTTGCTAAAAAAAGTTTTTTCGGGGCATAACTTTATGGATGTTTCGTATCGCTTTTTTTTGCTGGCATTAACCATTGATGCCACAGCCAAAAACCGCTTTCTCTTTAACCTGATGGCACGTATTTGGCTGCCCTTTTACAAAGTGAAAGAAAACTCGCCATGCAGTTTGGTAGCTGCACTTTGTTTCGCCCGATTTGACCTTGGATTGAAGTACAAAAAATATCAAAAATTGCTATTGGAATTTCACCAGGAAAAAGCAGGGTTCAGGGCTTTTGAAACCACACCATTCAGCGATACTTTATCAACCGGAGTGGCACTTTTCGCCTTGGCTGAAACCAATTATGATCTGAGGCTGATCACTCCTGATTGTCTTGATTTTATTCAAATGAATTATCTTTCAGGAGCCTTTCTTTCCGGAGATGGCGACGAAACCCGCGACCTGGAATATACGTTTTATGGGTTGCTGGCGCTGGGAAGCCTTGTAAAGGATGAATTGGAAGGATGA
- a CDS encoding polyprenyl synthetase family protein — MEKTNGILKVPEQSFVRNKMRKAAANMIEKLELRPPVNILKLEELAADLVREQEIASEFIPFAMVLLGNESWRKTVKATPMNRRLLLLPQCLNDNNKCEGMFDELGLNCAGCKACPIDDILIEAEAKGYANLVAEGTTVAVGLVEEGSIDAVIGVSCMPVLQRSFEPVSNAAVPVIGIPLLFDGCEETRADMKWILDEMRSYETDEDHQPISVSLLKNRIEGFFTNENIEKYIPGRDKTEQIAQEYMLIDGQRIRPLLAALSYLAYSTSKTDELLKPLTLIIECFHKASLIHDDIEDNANQRYNTLTAHEKYGVPQAINAGDFLIGKGYELLSDLDISNEIMKNCLRFIARSHIQLTRGQGVDILFNDGKIQLLPDEMIGVFKNKTGEAIKVALLLGAIVGGAKKQEQEIMEQFADFMGIAYQIRDDLNEYTEQHSAEKTGDYPFLLALLNKHFADQEKDTPANLFEQVAEFRKLIDKTELVEVAKEYLQQYIDNCYAELDKLENSKLRLSLYGVMGKIFKSETTNE; from the coding sequence ATGGAAAAAACAAACGGCATATTAAAAGTTCCTGAGCAATCGTTCGTGCGCAACAAAATGCGTAAGGCTGCGGCGAATATGATTGAGAAGCTCGAGCTACGCCCACCGGTAAACATCCTAAAATTGGAAGAACTAGCCGCTGACTTGGTGCGTGAACAGGAAATTGCATCGGAATTTATTCCCTTTGCCATGGTTTTACTTGGTAACGAATCGTGGCGCAAAACAGTGAAAGCTACCCCTATGAACCGCCGGCTTTTGTTGCTCCCACAATGCCTGAACGATAATAATAAATGCGAAGGCATGTTCGACGAACTGGGACTAAACTGTGCCGGTTGTAAAGCCTGCCCTATCGATGATATTTTGATTGAAGCCGAAGCGAAAGGATATGCTAACCTGGTAGCCGAAGGAACTACCGTAGCCGTTGGGTTGGTGGAAGAAGGATCGATTGATGCGGTAATTGGCGTGAGTTGTATGCCGGTGTTGCAACGTTCGTTCGAGCCGGTATCCAACGCTGCCGTTCCGGTAATTGGCATCCCGCTGCTTTTTGATGGTTGCGAAGAAACCCGCGCCGATATGAAATGGATCCTGGATGAAATGCGTTCGTATGAAACAGATGAAGATCACCAACCCATCTCGGTGTCGTTATTAAAGAATCGAATCGAAGGTTTTTTCACCAACGAAAACATCGAAAAATATATTCCCGGCCGCGATAAGACAGAACAAATTGCACAGGAATATATGCTTATCGACGGACAGCGGATACGCCCGCTGCTTGCCGCTTTATCTTACCTGGCCTACTCAACTTCTAAAACCGATGAACTTCTAAAACCTTTAACACTTATTATCGAGTGTTTCCATAAGGCATCGCTTATTCACGACGATATTGAGGATAATGCCAACCAGCGTTACAACACGCTTACCGCGCATGAAAAATACGGCGTGCCACAGGCTATTAATGCCGGCGATTTTCTGATTGGGAAAGGTTACGAGTTGTTGAGTGATCTGGATATTTCGAATGAAATCATGAAAAACTGCCTGCGTTTTATTGCACGCTCACACATTCAATTGACACGTGGACAAGGCGTCGACATTCTTTTTAACGACGGGAAAATACAGCTGTTGCCCGATGAAATGATTGGGGTTTTTAAAAATAAAACCGGCGAAGCCATCAAAGTGGCCTTGTTGCTGGGAGCAATTGTTGGCGGAGCAAAAAAACAGGAACAGGAAATAATGGAGCAGTTTGCCGATTTTATGGGAATTGCCTATCAAATTCGCGACGACCTGAATGAATATACAGAACAGCACTCAGCTGAAAAAACCGGCGATTATCCCTTCCTGCTGGCTTTGCTGAACAAACATTTTGCAGATCAGGAAAAAGATACGCCTGCGAATTTATTCGAACAGGTTGCCGAATTCAGAAAGCTGATTGATAAAACCGAACTAGTGGAAGTTGCAAAAGAATACCTACAGCAATACATCGACAACTGCTACGCTGAACTCGATAAACTGGAAAATTCCAAACTTCGCCTGAGCCTTTATGGCGTTATGGGAAAGATCTTTAAATCAGAAACTACCAATGAGTAA
- a CDS encoding radical SAM protein, translating to MLKQLLKTDKKCLYKFAYNMGIKGARGIQRFQKRLKKGDFFPAFHFISVTDDCNLNCQGCWVTHKKQNARMSPEMLDSIIKQSKTKGSYFFGILGGEPLLYKPLLDVFEKHSDCYFQLFTNGTLLTREVAERLRKLANVSPLISFEGDNEVADVRRGGKNVYQKAQAAIDHSTDAGLITGVAMSVCKSNIDLAFSDEFIQSLIDRGVLYLWYYIYRPAGQDATVDLCLSAEQIEQLRHFIVDARQKYNIAIIDAYWDENGKGLCPAASGLSHHINASGDIEPCPVIQFATNNVADGNLESIYRNSTFLAGFKTEIPKLTTGCILMDDPQWLVNYTKQHAAKDTSGRDNEAERLSKMENVSSHGSAKPVREKSWVYRFAKKRAFFGFGAYG from the coding sequence ATGCTTAAACAATTGTTGAAAACAGATAAAAAATGCCTGTATAAATTTGCATACAACATGGGTATAAAAGGTGCCCGTGGCATTCAGCGTTTTCAAAAACGTTTGAAAAAAGGCGACTTCTTTCCGGCATTTCATTTTATTTCGGTTACCGACGACTGCAACCTGAATTGCCAAGGCTGCTGGGTAACCCATAAAAAACAGAACGCACGAATGTCGCCCGAAATGCTGGATTCCATTATCAAGCAGTCAAAAACAAAAGGATCCTATTTCTTTGGGATTCTGGGTGGGGAACCACTGCTATACAAGCCGCTTCTCGATGTTTTCGAAAAACATTCCGATTGCTATTTTCAGCTGTTTACCAACGGGACATTGCTTACCAGGGAAGTTGCTGAACGTTTGCGTAAACTTGCCAACGTTTCGCCGCTAATTAGTTTCGAAGGCGACAACGAAGTTGCCGATGTACGCCGGGGAGGGAAAAACGTTTACCAAAAAGCACAGGCTGCCATCGATCATTCAACCGACGCAGGATTGATAACAGGTGTGGCCATGAGTGTATGTAAATCGAATATCGACCTCGCATTTTCGGATGAATTTATTCAGTCGCTAATCGACCGTGGCGTACTTTATTTGTGGTACTATATTTATCGGCCTGCCGGACAAGACGCAACCGTAGACCTCTGTCTTTCAGCAGAACAGATTGAGCAACTTCGCCATTTTATAGTGGATGCCCGCCAAAAATACAACATTGCCATAATTGATGCTTACTGGGATGAGAACGGCAAGGGATTGTGCCCTGCAGCATCGGGATTGAGTCACCACATTAATGCTTCGGGCGATATCGAACCTTGTCCGGTCATTCAGTTTGCTACGAACAATGTGGCCGATGGCAATCTGGAAAGTATTTATCGCAATTCAACTTTCCTGGCCGGATTTAAAACAGAAATACCAAAACTCACCACGGGCTGCATCCTTATGGACGATCCGCAATGGTTGGTTAATTATACAAAACAACACGCCGCAAAAGATACATCGGGGCGGGATAACGAAGCGGAACGCCTGAGCAAGATGGAAAACGTTTCCAGTCATGGTTCGGCAAAACCCGTTCGAGAAAAGAGCTGGGTGTATCGCTTTGCGAAAAAACGGGCATTTTTTGGCTTTGGCGCCTATGGTTAA
- a CDS encoding 4Fe-4S binding protein produces the protein MTNKTCLIFCNCGAGIISEDKKEELSEAFKPLGIDIYELHDLCAFSLNEKDFLHKLDNDYDKKLIAACYPRAIKNMFEQNGVQLSNLEVFNFREADIEQITADISAKIDEKQDETFYEVKNTGLKVPAWYPIIDESRCTLCGQCARFCVFGVYSYNKKSLKVVNPLSCKNNCPACGRTCPASAIIFPRLPENSALSGAEPTGDKKVSGNDQKGNLFVMLNERNSARRNIFKQGAFQQAEEEKKRALEELKNGFKKPKGDA, from the coding sequence ATGACAAACAAAACTTGCCTGATTTTTTGCAACTGTGGTGCCGGCATCATTTCCGAAGACAAAAAGGAAGAGCTTTCTGAAGCTTTTAAACCGCTAGGAATTGATATATACGAGCTGCACGACCTGTGTGCTTTCTCGCTAAATGAAAAAGATTTCCTGCACAAATTGGATAATGACTACGATAAAAAACTAATTGCTGCCTGTTACCCACGGGCCATAAAAAATATGTTTGAGCAAAACGGGGTACAACTTAGCAATCTCGAGGTATTTAATTTCAGGGAAGCCGACATCGAACAGATTACAGCTGACATATCAGCTAAGATTGACGAAAAGCAAGACGAAACTTTTTACGAGGTAAAAAATACCGGGCTAAAAGTCCCGGCCTGGTACCCGATTATCGACGAATCGCGCTGCACACTTTGCGGACAATGTGCACGGTTCTGCGTTTTTGGGGTTTATTCGTACAACAAAAAAAGCCTCAAGGTTGTCAATCCGTTGTCGTGTAAAAACAACTGTCCGGCATGCGGACGAACCTGCCCGGCATCGGCAATTATCTTTCCACGATTACCCGAAAATTCGGCATTATCGGGAGCCGAACCTACCGGCGATAAAAAAGTATCGGGAAACGATCAAAAAGGAAATTTGTTTGTTATGCTGAACGAGCGCAACAGTGCCCGCAGAAATATTTTCAAACAAGGCGCTTTTCAACAAGCCGAAGAAGAGAAAAAAAGAGCACTGGAAGAATTGAAGAACGGCTTTAAAAAACCAAAAGGCGATGCTTAA
- a CDS encoding sulfatase-like hydrolase/transferase: MKQVPIVFIVLYFFLFQACSPKNEKPNIILISADDLGWSDIGCYGSEIKTPNLDHLGEGGMRITNFHNTSKCFPSRACLLTGVYAQQNNYHKTFTNPITNAVTLGEVLQTAGYRTLWSGKHHGLENPYNRGFDRYYGLKDGACNHFNPGNQRPGEGVPARKGKPGRKNKRAWCIDSVMYSPFTPAEKDFYTTDYFTNYAINWLEEYKNEEKPFFLYMAYTAPHDPLMAWPEDILKYKGKYDAGYEAIRKQRYQKQLNSGLINEKYKLSAATYQNWSELSDSIRNTEIRKMEVYAAMIDRLDQNVGRLLAKLKETGKDKNTLIMFVSDNGASAEVVKLDDDYGDIGTLTCWSSLGEHWANVSNTPFRYFKNYSFEGGINTPFIAYWPEKIKPKTISEYPGHFIDMMATLVDITGAEYPVEFNKQKITPMQGESLLPVFQGTNKKRQKPLFWEWKNGQAAYNNGYKIVKDGINKPFELYNIENDPTETRNLANENPEQLQKMESLFLDWKASLPTFE; this comes from the coding sequence ATGAAACAAGTACCAATTGTTTTTATCGTACTCTATTTCTTTCTTTTTCAGGCATGCTCTCCGAAAAATGAAAAACCGAATATCATACTCATCAGTGCAGACGATTTAGGCTGGAGCGACATCGGCTGCTACGGTAGCGAAATAAAAACGCCAAACCTCGATCATCTGGGCGAAGGGGGAATGCGCATTACCAATTTCCACAATACCTCTAAATGTTTTCCGTCAAGAGCCTGTTTACTTACCGGAGTGTATGCTCAACAAAATAACTATCATAAAACGTTTACCAATCCGATTACCAATGCCGTCACCTTGGGCGAAGTGCTACAAACCGCCGGATACCGCACACTTTGGTCGGGGAAACACCATGGATTAGAAAATCCTTACAATCGCGGGTTCGATCGCTATTACGGATTAAAAGATGGGGCATGTAATCATTTCAACCCGGGCAACCAAAGGCCCGGAGAAGGCGTTCCTGCCCGAAAAGGGAAACCTGGCCGGAAAAATAAACGTGCCTGGTGTATCGACAGTGTGATGTACAGTCCTTTCACACCTGCTGAAAAGGATTTTTATACTACCGATTATTTTACAAACTATGCTATTAACTGGCTGGAAGAATACAAAAATGAAGAAAAACCATTCTTCCTGTACATGGCTTACACCGCTCCTCACGACCCTTTAATGGCCTGGCCCGAAGACATTTTAAAATACAAAGGAAAATATGATGCCGGATATGAAGCAATTAGAAAGCAACGCTATCAGAAACAGTTGAACTCAGGACTAATAAACGAGAAGTATAAACTATCGGCGGCAACGTACCAAAACTGGAGTGAGTTAAGTGATTCGATAAGAAATACTGAAATCCGGAAAATGGAAGTCTATGCGGCTATGATTGATCGGTTGGACCAGAATGTTGGTCGATTGTTGGCTAAACTTAAAGAAACCGGTAAAGATAAAAACACCTTGATCATGTTTGTTTCCGACAACGGGGCTTCGGCTGAAGTGGTTAAACTTGATGACGATTACGGCGATATAGGAACACTTACCTGCTGGAGTTCGCTTGGTGAGCATTGGGCAAACGTAAGTAACACCCCATTTCGTTATTTCAAAAATTATAGTTTCGAAGGAGGAATAAATACTCCTTTTATTGCCTATTGGCCCGAAAAAATAAAGCCTAAGACGATAAGCGAATACCCGGGACACTTTATTGATATGATGGCAACGCTGGTTGACATTACCGGGGCTGAATATCCCGTTGAATTCAATAAGCAGAAAATTACGCCAATGCAGGGAGAAAGTTTACTGCCCGTTTTTCAGGGAACTAATAAAAAACGTCAAAAACCACTTTTCTGGGAATGGAAAAATGGACAGGCGGCCTACAACAACGGCTATAAAATTGTAAAAGATGGTATTAATAAACCATTCGAATTGTACAATATTGAAAATGATCCGACAGAAACCCGTAACCTGGCAAACGAGAATCCTGAACAACTTCAGAAAATGGAATCTCTTTTCCTCGATTGGAAAGCTTCATTGCCCACCTTTGAGTAA